Genomic DNA from Gimesia aquarii:
ACTGTCGTGCGAATTCCACTGATGCCGACTGGGTGAAACACACTGTTGTGAAACATGAGACTCAGACACTTTCGATGAATGAAGATCGGACGGTGCTCAAGTTGAAGTGCATTGTAGCGGACGGAATGACCGTGCATCACACGATTACCGCGAAAGATGATGAAGTTGATTTCCAGTTAGTTGCCCACAATCCTACAAAGCAGCGTTCCGAAGTACATTGGGCACAACCATGCATTCGTGTGGGGGATTTCACAGGTCTGGGAAAGTCAGCTACGGATGATAAATATGCCTACATTAAAAAGTCATTTATTTTTCTCGATGGAATGCCGGCATCGATGCCTACAAAAGATTGGGCCACCAAGGCGCGATACATTCCGGGACAGGTTTGGTGTCCGATCAATGTACCTCGTACCGATGTCAATCCCCGTCCTTTAAGCAAGAACGTTCCCAGTAATGGCTTAATTGGCTGCTATAGTGCTGATAATCAGTGGATTTTTGCGACGGCCTTCGAACCGTATCAGGAGCTGTTTCAAGGTGTTATTCGGTGTTTGCATGCAGACTTTCGTCTGGGAGGTTTAAAACCAGGTGAGACCAAAACAATTCGGGGGAAAGTGTATATTGTTCCTGCGGATATGGATGCCCTTGTGAAACGCTATGAACGCGATTTTCCCGAACATACGAAACACAAAAAGTAGGATCGTTTTTAAATTAGCGATATCAACGATTGACCGTGGTCGGTTCGCTAACGCGCGTAACCAGCTTTTTAGCATCCGCACCACTGATGGTGACTTCGAACTCACCATCTCCCGAGCTAATTGCTTTCACAAGAATGGTGTAACGCAGGAAAGCATCCGCTGGAAGCTCTCTCACCGGGGAAACTTTTAAAATGTTTTGATTTACTTCAGGACGTAAATTCAGTTTTTGATTTCCCTGATGGGCTTCGACGGAAACGACGCGAAACATACGCGGAATTTTTGCCTGCAGAGAAATGTCTCTGGCAGGTTGTAAGCCTCGGTTTTCGATACTGACTTCATAGGTGGTCTCTTCGCCACGTGTAATCGGGTCTTTTGTATCTCGGACCTGCACATCCAGGACACCTTGTAGGGGTGTCACTTTTAAACAAGCTGAAGCCTGTTCATTTGGAAGCTCAGGACTGGAGACCACGACCTGTAAGCAGGCATGTTCGGCCGCAACCTCGCAATCAAATTCGACTTGTAACTGAACTCCTTCGCCCTTACGGATCTTGTCTAAAGACCATTTCAATTGCCCTGTCTCACGTTCTGAACCAATAGAAGCTTCGCGTGGAACAAAGACTGAGTCATAAGAAATGACTGCCTGGATATTATTTAAATCGACATCTGACACATTTGACAATTTCACAATATATTCTGCGCGACTTCCAACGGTTCTCAGGGAAGGGCCGATGACTGACAGGTCCAGTTGTTTCTTTTCGTATTCTACACAGACAGATTTCCAGACCAGTTCCTCTCCATCGGCAATGGCACGAAACCGGCAGCAATGATTTCCTAGAATATCACTGTAGAGTGTTAATGAAATTTCCTTTGACTCACCTGGCTGCAAGGTACCCAGACGTTGTCCGATTTTCTTTTCACGTCTCCCCGGAAAGAGGAACTCGGTATCAAATTCACACTCCACAAGTACGTTTCTGACGGCACGGTCTCCAACATTTTTGGCAATGACATAGAATGTTGCACCACTTCCCAACTGTCGTTTGGGGATGACATCCACAGACAATTCCAGTGGGCCTGTTGTTGCAGGGGCTGTCATCTTAGGACCAGATTGCAATTTTGGACCAGACTTTGACTGCGGGGATTTTTTTAGATAATCCGGACGTTTTAACTCTGGCCGAGGAGAGATCCGTTCGGGTAGATCACGGGGCTGAGGTGGCAGATTCCGATTCACAGATTCGGGAACAGCAAACAAATCTTTTTGAGGCTGTGAGTTCTGTGGTTGTTTTTGACGAATGGTCTCCGGATTAACCCTCTGTGTTTCCCGAGATTGTGGAGTGGGGTTTTGTGAAGGATTCTCCAATGATTCATTTTGCGGATCTAATGGTGGCGGATTAGACAGTTTCCAGGAGGAACGTTGTCCCGGCGCAAGGGAAGAGCAGGCTGATACAGCCACTGTGAGCATTGACAGTAGCAGCATTCCAGCAGCAAATTTCGAAAATGGCCGAATCTGACTACCCGGCATGTATAGACCTCAATCCTCAATAATTAAAAGTAAACGTATCTCTTTAAAGTTTACCATGCAAACTTGAGTTCAACAGAGAAAGAATGAGGTGATTTTTTAAATAGTAAGAGCGTTAAAATGGATATGAAATCTACTTTCATCTGCATTACATTTCTCGTGACTAATGCAACGATTCAAACGAATGATGGGCCTGATTCTCAGGAATTATCGATACAGTTTTATGCAATGAGAGAAACATGATAAAACGTGCGGAAATCAGTGAGATGCAGACTCCTTTCAATTAACAAACAAGCTCATAGTCTTTAGACTAAAACAATTAAGACGATGGTTTGGTTTGCGACTATCATCCAGATCCCAACCACGATTTCCCACTCCTCATAGGTCGCTTTTTTGTAATACTGAAAACGAATAAGGTACGACTTTGAACGTATTTGTGTCTGAATTTCTCTGTAGTGGGGCCTGTGAGATATCAAGTCGGGATGCTTCTTTACTGGTAGAAGGAACCGCGATGTTAGAGGCGGTGATCGCTGATTTGATCTCCATTCCCAATTACAACGTTATCACATGCATGCAGGAAGATCTGATAACAACTTCTCCCACTTTCAGTCACTGGGAACAGAATGGTCGTTTGCAAGTCTATCAAGTGGGTGATCCAAGGGAGGAGCAAGCTTGCTTCGAACAAGCTTGTCGACAGTCTGATATTGTATGGATTATCGCTCCGGAATTTGATGAAATTCTTTCTTCAAGAACCGAGCGAGCAATCCAATCAGGGGCAGAAGTTGTTGGTTCTGATTTGAAATCGATTAATCTGACCGCGGATAAGTGGCGATTTTATGAATTTTTGCATGATCGCTCGATTCCTACCATTTCAACTTTATTACTTGAAAGTCAACATCTGGCTGCCCCTTGTAACTTTCCCTGTGTCATTAAACATCGTTTTGGCGCGGGAGGCTTGGGCTTGCATTATTTCTCACAGCTTGAAGACTGGCAGGAGCAATTCTCGCAAATAAGAGAAAAACATACAGATTATATTGTGCAACCCTTTGTTTCTGGCAA
This window encodes:
- a CDS encoding ATP-grasp domain-containing protein is translated as MSEFLCSGACEISSRDASLLVEGTAMLEAVIADLISIPNYNVITCMQEDLITTSPTFSHWEQNGRLQVYQVGDPREEQACFEQACRQSDIVWIIAPEFDEILSSRTERAIQSGAEVVGSDLKSINLTADKWRFYEFLHDRSIPTISTLLLESQHLAAPCNFPCVIKHRFGAGGLGLHYFSQLEDWQEQFSQIREKHTDYIVQPFVSGKMLSSVVLVNSHFREIFPIGEQRICWESGFQYQGGAIPSEFNIDVTQSVQSLLQRVCNELPGLAGYMGFDLLLPDENPMQPLIVEINPRLTTSYTGYRRLTQDNLAQRIVESETVFPLLKWDETRRVQFRPDGTVLLNQMQS
- a CDS encoding COG1361 family protein, with amino-acid sequence MPGSQIRPFSKFAAGMLLLSMLTVAVSACSSLAPGQRSSWKLSNPPPLDPQNESLENPSQNPTPQSRETQRVNPETIRQKQPQNSQPQKDLFAVPESVNRNLPPQPRDLPERISPRPELKRPDYLKKSPQSKSGPKLQSGPKMTAPATTGPLELSVDVIPKRQLGSGATFYVIAKNVGDRAVRNVLVECEFDTEFLFPGRREKKIGQRLGTLQPGESKEISLTLYSDILGNHCCRFRAIADGEELVWKSVCVEYEKKQLDLSVIGPSLRTVGSRAEYIVKLSNVSDVDLNNIQAVISYDSVFVPREASIGSERETGQLKWSLDKIRKGEGVQLQVEFDCEVAAEHACLQVVVSSPELPNEQASACLKVTPLQGVLDVQVRDTKDPITRGEETTYEVSIENRGLQPARDISLQAKIPRMFRVVSVEAHQGNQKLNLRPEVNQNILKVSPVRELPADAFLRYTILVKAISSGDGEFEVTISGADAKKLVTRVSEPTTVNR